The nucleotide window GCCTCGACGCCGATCGGGAGGCGATCCTGGCGCAAAGCCCGATGCGCCTCACTCGGGTCGAGGTCGGTCTGAAGGCGGAAGACCTGTGCTGCGTCATCTACGACCCGGCGTCTACTGGCCGGCCGCGAGGCGTGATGATCGAGCATCGCAATGCCGCGCACCTGGCGCGCGCCGAGCGCTGGCTCTACAGCATGCGGCCGGACGACCGGGTCTACCAGGGCGCCTCGCTCTCGTCGGACCGCTCCCTCGAAGAGATATGGCTTGCCTTCTCGGCCGGCGCGGCCCTCGTCCCCGCGACCGCGGAAATGGCACGCTCGGGACCGGACCTTCCGCAACTCCTCGCACGGCGGGGGGTCACCGTGCTCTCGAGCGTGCCTACTTTTCTGTCCCTGATGGAGGGGAGCGTGCCGAGCCTCCGCCTCCTGATTCTCGGAGGGGAGCCCTGTCCCCCTCCTTTGGTAAAGCGCTGGGCCCGGCCGGGTCTGCGCATCTTGAATACTTACGGTCCCGCCGAAGCCACCGTTGTCTCGACCTGCGGCGAGATGCGGGCGGGACGCCCCGTGAATCTGGGCACGGCCATTCCGGGCACGCGCGTCTATCTCATGGACGAGCGGCAGCGCCCCGTGGCGCGCAGTGAGGCGGGCGAGATCTGCATCGCGGGAGGCGGCGTGGCCCGCGGCTATCTGGGCGATCCCGAAGAGACGCGACGGCGCTTCGTCCGCGATCCCTTCGCGCCGCGTGATGAGCGCCCCGCACGGCTCTTCAGGACCGGCGTTCGGGCCAGGCTGGATTGGGACGGTAACTTTCAGCTCGTTTCGCCGGGCGAGGGGCTGCCGGGAATGCCGGATTTCGCGGGGGATCCGGTGGCGATCGAATCGGCCTTTCTGGAGATGCGCGAAGTGCGGGCGGCGGCCCTGGGCGTCCGGGAGGACGCCGCCGGATCGCCGCAACCGGCTGCGTACGTCGTAATGCGCCGCGGCGCGCAGCTCGACCTGGCAGCCTTGCTCGATCACCTTCGCCGGCGTCTGCCGCCCGAAAGAGTGCCCCCGACAGTCGAAGTGGTCTCCGCACTGCCGCTTCTCTCTACCGGCG belongs to Candidatus Polarisedimenticolia bacterium and includes:
- a CDS encoding non-ribosomal peptide synthetase, giving the protein MMRKDAMRRPTLVRTSSPLDEHSGAPGRVSQFPPPVGEPRPRDGLLHRIFEGQADARPRSMAVLWDERVTAYCILEARANRLARHLRCRGVGAGSLVAMLLPQSPEAYVALLGILKAGGAFIPLDPDWDGDLTASLLRDSGATALVTSDELAAPYANLPVEIVRLDADREAILAQSPMRLTRVEVGLKAEDLCCVIYDPASTGRPRGVMIEHRNAAHLARAERWLYSMRPDDRVYQGASLSSDRSLEEIWLAFSAGAALVPATAEMARSGPDLPQLLARRGVTVLSSVPTFLSLMEGSVPSLRLLILGGEPCPPPLVKRWARPGLRILNTYGPAEATVVSTCGEMRAGRPVNLGTAIPGTRVYLMDERQRPVARSEAGEICIAGGGVARGYLGDPEETRRRFVRDPFAPRDERPARLFRTGVRARLDWDGNFQLVSPGEGLPGMPDFAGDPVAIESAFLEMREVRAAALGVREDAAGSPQPAAYVVMRRGAQLDLAALLDHLRRRLPPERVPPTVEVVSALPLLSTGGLDRAALARPLVSRLTAAGSETQRRILSLWEDLFRPCTVSPEDHFFLDLGGTSLMAARLAHELRKVPHLAQASTADVYRYPTVASLARELEARLVEAPRRAVRKTRRRPLWRRILRRAWRALGLEAARHVPHPLKFNELREQSSEREETYDERGQGSFA